In the Topomyia yanbarensis strain Yona2022 chromosome 3, ASM3024719v1, whole genome shotgun sequence genome, one interval contains:
- the LOC131690821 gene encoding F-box and leucine-rich repeat protein 13-like has translation MEPSNVETHILPRLPTEILVIIFQHLPMSDLAKVRLTCHHWYDTVCHTSSLMERFMLSFKNCRLYEGCEQSRILSKTKSNYSKATLKAVAIEDADTLWRTLGRNLQDLTLNDCSISGDTMVQMLRLTPQLKYFALKTTKFEEFRLQNVTVDFRLAKLETLTLRSIFVYDECFDMFMKICPRLKVLKLNYSSFEGWGEKLVQFVQMVRSSLEGINLSYTKVGATLLHKISTIERLRLKKVSLKSSYDLKQRDIIQLSRVQPSIVHLNIDNLFPADDQILGEISRNLPNMKRIKLHICRVHNLQQSFLCNMQRLEYLKITDATHVAGNLDLSAYENANLEKLYVSAATFSRNTLPRFFEKTPNIRSLTLYQCSYENIHDLQLSFAFLKSLEYLNLQRTFDIDDSFFSRTVFDSVNMPFERIRFYPVTNLNKLCYLNLSRCRDLSDETLVALSFSRLKKIDLRGLNITAFGIRALVRQCPRLEYVHVDACKRICDSAVQMLCRDLKRLKLLNLDGCRSITDVSVEHVINYGRTLAWLNMMNCPLLTDDAKHRLENMRSIRSLYV, from the exons ATGGAACCATCCAATGTTGAAACGCATATACTACCGCGCCTGCCCACGGAAATTTTGGTGATCATTTTCCAACATTTGCCCATGTCTGACTTGGCCAAGGTGAGACTTACTTGTCACCACTGGTATGACACTGTTTGTCACACTTCATCACTTATGGAAAGATTTATGTTGTCGTTCAAAAACTGCCGCTTGTACGAAGGCTGTGAACAGAGCCGAATATTATCAAAAACGAAGAGTAACTATTCTAAGGCTACACTGAAGGCGGTGGCTATCGAAGATGCGGATACCTTATGGCGAACACTGGGTCGAAATCTTCAGGATCTCACGCTAAACGACTGTTCCATTTCGGGGGACACGATGGTACAAATGCTGAGACTTACACCACAACTCAAATACTTTGCTCTGAAAACTACTAAGTTCGAGGAATTTCGACTTCAAAATGTCACTGTAGACTTCCGATTGGCTAAACTAGAGACACTCACTCTGCGATCCATTTTCGTTTACGATGAATGCTTCGATATGTTTATGAAAATCTGCCCACGGTTGAAGGTTCTGAAGCTGAACTACTCTTCCTTCGAAGGATGGGGTGAAAAACTTGTCCAATTTGTGCAAATGGTGCGGAGTTCATTGGAGGGAATCAACTTAAGTTATACCAAAGTTGGTGCAACTCTATTACATAAAATTTCAACTATCGAACGGTTGAGGTTGAAGAAAGTTTCACTTAAATCGAGCTACGATTTGAAACAACGGGACATTATCCAATTAAGCAGGGTTCAACCTTCGATAGTGCATCTAAACATCGATAATCTATTTCCGGCGGATGATCAA ataCTTGGTGAAATTAGTCGAAACCTGCCCAATATGAAGCGCATTAAATTGCACATCTGTCGTGTTCATAACTTGCAGCAGTCGTTTTTGTGTAATATGCAGCGCTTAGAGTATCTCAAAATCACTGATGCAACACACGTGGCAGGTAATCTGGATCTTAGTGCTTACGAGAACGCCAACCTCGAGAAATTATACGTTTCGGCGGCTACATTTTCGCGGAACACATTACcacgatttttcgaaaagaCTCCCAACATTCGAAGCCTAACACTGTATCAATGTTCGTATGAAAACATCCACGATTTGCAGCTCTCGTTTGCTTTTCTGAAGTCATTGGAATATCTGAACCTGCAGCGCACGTTTGATATCGACGACAGTTTCTTCAGTAGAACCGTGTTCGACAGTGTCAACATGCCGTTCGAGCGCATTAGATTCTACCCGGTGACTAATCTGAACAAGCTGTGCTATTTGAATTTAAGCCGCTGTAGAGATCTTTCCGATGAAACATTAGTAGCATTGAGTTTCTCCCGGTTGAAAAAGATAGATCTCCGAGGGCTCAACATCACTGCCTTTGGGATCCGAGCATTGGTTCGACAATGTCCCCGGTTAGAGTACGTCCATGTTGATGCATGCAAACGGATTTGTGACAGTGCAGTGCAGATGCTGTGCCGTGATTTGAAACGGCTTAAACTGCTCAATCTGGACGGATGTCGATCGATTACGGACGTCTCGGTAGAGCACGTGATAAATTACGGCCGAACGCTGGCGTGGCTTAACATGATGAACTGTCCGCTACTGACCGATGATGCGAAGCATAGATTGGAGAATATGAGAAGCATACGTTCGCTGTATGTCTAG
- the LOC131690820 gene encoding transmembrane emp24 domain-containing protein 1, with protein MYTPHLVLTTITLLLPAIFCLQKELTIIISPGAKDCFYEAAKAGQTVDIEYQVIDGSHGDLDISFSVADSSGRLLYADYKKSDNIHRFRQSHDTELTFCFSNEFSRINSKTVFFEIIIEKEDEDAGWSNFDILEGLSPEEFYDMKVQDIEDIIKRVRNNLTKARQFQDMLQSHEARDRNIAEENYFKVNAWSFFQIIVMVGVGFCQVVMVKSLFDTDSKAHKWWSKM; from the exons ATGTACacg CCTCATCTTGTCTTAACAACAATTACCCTTTTGCTACCGGCGATCTTTTGCCTGCAGAAAGAGTTGACTATAATTATTTCGCCGGGCGCAAAAGATTGTTTCTATGAGGCTGCTAAAGCTGGTCAAACGGTAGATATTGAGTACCAAGTAATCGATGGATCCCACGGCGATTTAGACATAAGCTTTAGTGTTGCTGACTCTTCCGGGCGCCTTTTGTATGCCGACTATAAAAAGTCGGACAACATTCATCGTTTCCGGCAGTCGCATGATACGGAGCTTACATTTTGCTTTAGCAATGAATTCAGTCGTATAAATAGCAAAACGGTATTCTTCGAAATAATAATAGAGAAAGAAGACGAGGATGCCGGGTGGAGTAATTTCGATATACTCGAAGGATTAAGTCCGGAAGAGTTTTATGATATGAAGGTACAGGATATAGAAGATATTATCAAG CGCGTCCGAAACAATTTAACAAAGGCTCGACAGTTCCAGGATATGCTTCAGTCGCACGAAGCGCGTGATCGAAATATCGCCGAAGAAAACTATTTCAAAGTCAACGCTTGGTCGTTTTTCCAAATCATAGTCATGGTAGGTGTAGGTTTTTGCCAAGTAGTCATGGTCAAGAGTCTGTTCGATACCGATTCAAAGGCACACAAATGGTGGAGCAAAATGTGA